A genomic region of Bosea sp. 124 contains the following coding sequences:
- a CDS encoding VOC family protein, whose product MNPALTRRTLLQLAGSASLAGAMAGAVRAEGGPVAAPPAGPGFAGGTPLRIGQAALRVRDIERVSAFYRDVLGLSVLARGAAGVTMGTGEGALLMLESRPGASLEPPTQAGLFHTAFLMPARKDLARWLVHVARNRTPLTGFADHSVSEAVYLDDPEGNGIEVYADRPPERWRWDAGSVVMGTQRLDVDDILSLTDTRASDYAGAPDGLRIGHVHLRVGDVAAGDRFYRDLVGLEPTLRREAASFLSSGRYHHHLALNTWNSAGAGMRDGTATGLDWFSLVSAGGERLAEMHQRIVTGGSVATPLSGGFETIDPWGTRVRLLQG is encoded by the coding sequence ATGAACCCTGCCCTCACCCGCCGCACGCTGTTGCAACTCGCCGGATCCGCTTCGCTCGCAGGGGCGATGGCCGGCGCCGTCCGCGCCGAAGGCGGCCCCGTCGCCGCGCCGCCGGCCGGACCGGGCTTTGCGGGCGGGACACCGCTGCGCATCGGCCAGGCCGCGCTGCGCGTGCGCGACATCGAACGCGTCAGTGCCTTCTACCGCGATGTGCTCGGACTCTCGGTGCTGGCGCGCGGCGCGGCCGGCGTCACGATGGGCACTGGCGAAGGCGCGCTGCTGATGCTGGAATCGCGCCCCGGCGCCAGCCTGGAGCCGCCGACGCAGGCCGGCCTGTTCCACACCGCCTTCCTGATGCCAGCGCGGAAGGACCTCGCGCGCTGGCTCGTGCATGTCGCCCGCAACCGGACGCCGCTGACCGGCTTCGCCGACCACAGCGTCAGCGAGGCGGTCTATCTCGACGATCCCGAGGGCAACGGCATCGAGGTCTATGCCGATCGGCCGCCCGAGCGCTGGCGCTGGGATGCAGGCAGCGTCGTCATGGGCACGCAGCGCCTCGACGTCGACGACATCCTGTCGCTGACCGACACCCGCGCCAGCGACTACGCCGGGGCGCCGGATGGCCTGCGCATCGGCCATGTCCATCTGCGCGTCGGCGATGTCGCGGCCGGCGACCGCTTCTATCGCGATCTCGTCGGCCTCGAACCGACGCTGCGCCGCGAGGCCGCGAGCTTCCTGTCATCGGGGCGCTACCACCACCATCTCGCGCTCAACACCTGGAACAGCGCCGGCGCAGGGATGCGCGACGGCACCGCCACGGGCCTCGACTGGTTCTCGCTGGTGAGCGCCGGGGGCGAGCGTCTCGCCGAAATGCATCAACGGAT
- a CDS encoding aminotransferase gives MLQPTPAALNPNLLDTGTPPIPQAQGWARAYDGRCGPLVDLSQAVPGSPPPAALLERLAEAARSPDNTRYGPITGDMALREAYAAEISQVYGHAFRPAEVAITSGCNQAFVMTMMAVAKAGENVLLPAPWYFNHEMTLSMLGIEARPLPCDPAAGFVPDVATAEALIDAGTRAIVLVTPNNPTGAIYSPTTIAAFAALCARRRVWLVLDETYRDFLPAGVAAPHEVFATTRWQDSVIGLYSFSKAYAVPGWRLGAITAGEAVMAEIAKVLDCVQISPVRAGQAAITWGIQGIRDWREANRAEINARAALFRDAMAPHNGWRVLAAGAYFAYVAHPFAGVPAADVARSLVQERGVLALPGPYFGPGQEQHLRIAIANVAADRIGELSDRLRGFSV, from the coding sequence ATGCTCCAGCCGACGCCCGCCGCCCTGAATCCCAACCTCCTCGACACCGGAACCCCGCCGATCCCGCAGGCGCAGGGCTGGGCGCGCGCCTATGACGGGCGCTGCGGCCCGCTGGTCGACCTGTCGCAGGCGGTGCCGGGCTCGCCCCCGCCCGCAGCACTGCTGGAGCGGCTGGCCGAGGCCGCGCGCTCGCCGGACAACACGCGCTACGGCCCGATCACCGGCGACATGGCTCTGCGCGAGGCCTATGCGGCCGAGATCTCGCAGGTCTACGGCCATGCGTTCAGGCCGGCCGAAGTGGCGATCACCTCGGGCTGCAACCAGGCCTTCGTCATGACGATGATGGCGGTGGCGAAGGCGGGCGAGAACGTCCTGCTGCCCGCTCCCTGGTATTTCAACCACGAAATGACGCTGAGCATGCTCGGCATCGAGGCCAGGCCCCTGCCTTGCGATCCCGCTGCCGGCTTCGTTCCCGATGTCGCGACCGCCGAGGCGTTGATCGATGCCGGCACCCGCGCCATCGTGCTGGTGACGCCCAACAACCCGACCGGCGCGATCTATTCGCCAACGACCATCGCCGCCTTCGCCGCGCTTTGCGCGCGGCGCCGGGTCTGGCTGGTGCTCGACGAGACCTATCGCGATTTCCTACCCGCAGGCGTTGCAGCCCCCCACGAAGTCTTTGCCACAACGCGCTGGCAGGATTCCGTGATCGGGCTCTACAGCTTCTCCAAGGCCTATGCCGTGCCGGGCTGGCGGCTGGGCGCGATCACGGCCGGAGAAGCCGTCATGGCCGAGATCGCCAAGGTGCTCGACTGCGTCCAGATCAGCCCGGTGCGCGCCGGCCAGGCCGCGATCACCTGGGGCATTCAGGGCATTCGCGACTGGCGCGAGGCCAACCGCGCCGAAATCAATGCCCGCGCCGCGCTGTTCCGCGACGCGATGGCGCCGCATAATGGCTGGCGCGTGCTCGCGGCGGGGGCCTATTTCGCCTATGTCGCGCACCCCTTTGCGGGCGTGCCGGCGGCCGATGTGGCGCGCAGCCTGGTGCAGGAGCGCGGCGTGCTCGCCCTGCCCGGCCCCTATTTCGGCCCCGGGCAGGAGCAGCATCTGCGCATCGCCATCGCCAATGTCGCGGCCGATCGCATCGGCGAACTCAGCGACAGGCTGCGCGGGTTTTCGGTCTGA
- a CDS encoding Sir2 family NAD-dependent protein deacetylase, whose protein sequence is MQDETNDAIDALHAMLDRAASVVAFTGAGISTESGVPDFRSPGSPWMVNKPIPFEAFVKSREARIEAWRRKFAMDDHFAGAAPNRGHRALARLVAQGRSPAIITQNIDGLHQASGVPDDQVIELHGNGTYATCLACGWRHELAAIRPVFEASGEPPGCVMCTGPVKSATISFGQAMPQDKMSRAQQLALESELFLVVGSSLVVYPAATLPIIAKKQGAALVIVNREPTELDEIANLVVRAEIGAVLGRLAE, encoded by the coding sequence ATGCAAGACGAGACCAACGACGCGATCGATGCCCTGCATGCGATGCTCGACCGCGCCGCCTCTGTCGTGGCCTTCACCGGCGCCGGCATCTCGACGGAATCGGGCGTGCCGGATTTCCGCTCGCCCGGCTCGCCCTGGATGGTCAACAAGCCGATCCCGTTCGAGGCCTTCGTCAAAAGCCGCGAGGCGCGCATCGAGGCGTGGCGGCGCAAATTCGCGATGGACGACCATTTTGCGGGGGCGGCTCCCAATCGCGGCCACCGGGCGCTGGCACGGCTGGTCGCGCAGGGCCGCTCGCCTGCCATCATCACGCAGAACATCGACGGCCTGCACCAGGCCTCGGGCGTGCCCGACGACCAGGTGATCGAGCTCCACGGCAACGGCACCTATGCGACCTGCCTCGCCTGCGGCTGGCGGCACGAACTCGCCGCGATCCGCCCGGTCTTCGAGGCGTCGGGCGAGCCGCCCGGCTGCGTGATGTGCACCGGGCCGGTGAAATCAGCGACGATCTCGTTTGGCCAGGCGATGCCGCAGGACAAGATGAGCCGGGCCCAGCAACTGGCGCTGGAGAGCGAGCTTTTCCTCGTCGTCGGCTCGTCGCTGGTGGTCTATCCGGCGGCGACGCTGCCGATCATCGCCAAGAAGCAGGGCGCGGCGCTGGTGATCGTCAACCGCGAGCCGACGGAGCTGGACGAAATCGCGAATCTGGTGGTCAGGGCCGAGATCGGGGCCGTGCTGGGGCGGTTGGCGGAGTAG
- a CDS encoding alpha/beta hydrolase — MPRASERFDPYEALHGSLSSRAHCAGVPGGLWVEVNGKGDCLRSYAQGLGEIDTPQILVYFSGDVLLKTKAGVRFVAPGYERRSPDAIQRDMARWSKQAGKPTVFLARPGMYGSSGDHNQRREAREVMLMERALDVIKQRHRVSTFILAGQSGGGHIAASLLNRRRDVSAVVLSSALLSVREVTEHWDRRRTVQSGNIQALHDPIDHLNGIRTDPKPLIFVLSDREDRIVPYASQLTYVRRLQEVGFEPQHVLLSAADKSRHALARHGRDAAALIARGEQTDAIRAALETPDRQTAD, encoded by the coding sequence GTGCCCCGCGCCAGCGAGCGCTTCGACCCCTATGAGGCATTGCACGGATCCTTGAGTTCGCGTGCCCATTGCGCGGGCGTGCCCGGCGGTCTTTGGGTCGAGGTCAACGGCAAGGGCGACTGTCTACGCTCGTATGCGCAGGGCCTCGGCGAGATCGATACCCCCCAGATTCTGGTCTACTTCAGCGGCGACGTCCTGTTGAAGACCAAAGCAGGCGTTCGCTTTGTGGCACCGGGCTATGAAAGGCGATCGCCCGACGCGATCCAGCGCGATATGGCGCGCTGGTCGAAGCAGGCGGGCAAGCCGACGGTCTTCCTGGCCCGTCCTGGAATGTACGGTTCATCGGGCGATCACAACCAGCGCCGTGAGGCGCGTGAGGTCATGCTGATGGAGCGCGCGCTTGATGTGATTAAGCAGCGCCATCGCGTCTCGACGTTTATTCTGGCCGGACAGTCGGGCGGCGGCCACATTGCCGCATCGCTGCTCAACCGGCGCCGTGATGTTTCGGCTGTAGTCTTGTCGTCGGCGCTGTTGTCGGTGCGTGAGGTCACGGAGCATTGGGACAGGCGACGCACCGTGCAAAGCGGCAATATCCAAGCGCTTCATGATCCCATCGACCACCTCAACGGCATTCGCACCGATCCCAAACCGCTGATTTTCGTTCTGTCGGATCGGGAAGACCGGATCGTGCCCTATGCGAGCCAATTGACCTATGTGCGCCGGTTGCAGGAGGTCGGGTTCGAGCCGCAGCATGTTCTGCTGTCTGCCGCGGACAAGAGCCGGCACGCGCTCGCGCGGCACGGGCGGGATGCCGCCGCCCTCATCGCACGCGGCGAGCAAACAGACGCAATCAGGGCCGCGCTTGAAACGCCAGACCGGCAGACGGCCGATTGA
- a CDS encoding LysE family translocator yields the protein MPDLATLALFTAACAVLTATPGPDMLLIASRSLGQGRMAGFLTYAGIATGSYLQAFAAALGLSQLFLLVPAAHDVLRWAGAAYLAWLAWTTLRAPGLLFSPEAGRPPVPMRRIFVQGLLTNLLNPKMALFMLALLPQFLKPEAGSVALQVMVLATILNLMGLITNGLVILTASRLGHALARRPHLARLPQKLMGVVFGALAVRLAVASPE from the coding sequence ATGCCCGACCTTGCGACGCTGGCGCTCTTCACTGCCGCCTGCGCGGTCCTGACCGCGACGCCCGGCCCCGACATGCTGCTGATCGCCTCGCGCAGCCTGGGCCAGGGCCGCATGGCCGGCTTCCTGACCTATGCCGGCATCGCCACCGGCAGCTATCTTCAGGCCTTCGCCGCGGCGCTCGGCCTGTCGCAGCTCTTCCTCCTGGTGCCGGCGGCCCATGACGTCCTGCGCTGGGCGGGCGCCGCCTATCTCGCCTGGCTCGCCTGGACGACCTTGCGCGCGCCCGGCCTGCTGTTTTCACCGGAGGCCGGGCGTCCGCCCGTGCCGATGCGGCGGATCTTCGTGCAGGGCCTGCTGACCAACCTGCTCAACCCCAAGATGGCGCTGTTCATGCTGGCGCTGCTGCCGCAGTTCCTCAAACCCGAGGCCGGCTCTGTCGCGCTGCAGGTCATGGTTCTGGCGACCATCCTCAACCTGATGGGCCTGATCACCAACGGCCTCGTCATCCTGACCGCAAGCCGGCTCGGCCACGCGCTGGCGCGGCGCCCGCATCTGGCGCGCCTGCCGCAGAAGCTCATGGGGGTCGTGTTCGGGGCGCTGGCGGTCAGGCTGGCGGTGGCGTCGCCGGAGTGA
- a CDS encoding iron-sulfur cluster assembly accessory protein, whose amino-acid sequence MSIAIEANPRGIAVTGKAATRILSVMEKEPPGSMLRVSVAGGGCSGFQYIFDVDREKAPGDLVIERDGATVLIDETSLDLLEGCTIDFVDDLIGQSFRITNPNATSSCGCGTSFAL is encoded by the coding sequence ATGTCGATCGCCATCGAAGCCAATCCGCGCGGCATCGCCGTCACGGGCAAGGCCGCGACCCGCATTCTCTCCGTGATGGAAAAGGAGCCGCCGGGCTCGATGCTGCGCGTCAGCGTCGCCGGGGGCGGCTGCTCGGGCTTTCAGTACATCTTCGACGTCGATCGCGAGAAGGCGCCGGGCGACCTCGTCATCGAGCGCGACGGCGCCACTGTCCTGATCGACGAAACCTCGCTCGACCTGCTCGAAGGCTGCACCATCGACTTTGTCGACGATCTGATCGGGCAATCCTTCAGGATCACCAACCCGAACGCGACGAGCTCCTGCGGCTGTGGCACGTCCTTCGCGCTTTAA
- a CDS encoding deoxyguanosinetriphosphate triphosphohydrolase, translating into MPHPESPFFAGGPSSAAGPGFEPGDRWRAPYACRAATSRGRLIAEPASPTRNPFQRDRDRIIHSTAFRRLKHKTQVFVSHEGDHFRTRLTHTIEVAQIARALARALGLDEDLAEALALAHDLGHTPFGHTGEDALDECMAGFGGFDHNAQTLRIVTRLERRYAGFDGLNLTWETLEGLVKHNGPLLFADGRPTERYATSGIPAAIVEYQAKQDLWLDSYASAEAQAAALADDIAYNAHDIDDGLRAGLFGHAELGAVPFLKELLDEIEALHPGLETARITNELVRRVITRFVEGVIAESQARLVALAPMDADAVRRADGPVIAFTEAITIADREIKAFLYPNMYRHARIAPIRRDAAQVVRDLFARFSADPERMPADWAEGCASLDAHRRARRIADYIAGMTDWYALDEHRRLFDATPSLR; encoded by the coding sequence ATGCCGCATCCAGAGAGCCCCTTTTTTGCGGGCGGTCCTTCTTCCGCGGCCGGTCCCGGTTTTGAGCCCGGCGATCGCTGGCGGGCTCCGTATGCCTGCCGTGCCGCGACGAGCCGCGGGCGGCTGATCGCCGAACCCGCCTCGCCGACGCGCAACCCGTTCCAGCGCGACCGCGACCGCATCATCCACTCGACCGCCTTTCGCCGGCTGAAGCACAAGACGCAGGTGTTCGTCTCGCATGAGGGCGATCATTTCCGTACGCGGCTGACGCATACGATCGAGGTGGCGCAGATCGCGCGCGCCCTGGCGCGGGCGCTCGGGCTCGACGAGGATTTGGCCGAGGCGCTGGCGCTGGCGCATGACCTCGGCCACACGCCCTTCGGCCATACCGGCGAGGATGCGCTCGATGAATGCATGGCCGGCTTCGGCGGCTTCGATCACAACGCCCAGACGCTCAGGATCGTGACGCGGCTGGAGCGGCGCTATGCCGGCTTCGACGGGCTGAACCTGACCTGGGAGACGCTGGAGGGCCTCGTCAAGCATAATGGCCCGCTACTTTTCGCCGATGGCAGGCCGACCGAGCGCTATGCTACGTCCGGCATTCCGGCGGCCATCGTCGAATACCAGGCGAAGCAGGATCTCTGGCTCGACAGCTATGCCTCTGCCGAGGCGCAGGCGGCGGCGCTTGCCGATGACATTGCCTACAACGCCCATGACATCGATGACGGATTGCGGGCCGGGCTGTTCGGCCATGCCGAACTCGGGGCCGTACCCTTCCTCAAGGAGCTGCTCGACGAGATCGAGGCGCTGCACCCCGGGCTCGAGACGGCGCGCATCACCAACGAGCTGGTGCGGCGGGTGATCACACGCTTCGTCGAGGGTGTCATCGCGGAGTCGCAAGCGCGGCTCGTGGCGCTGGCGCCGATGGATGCGGATGCGGTGCGGCGGGCGGACGGCCCGGTGATCGCCTTTACCGAGGCGATCACGATAGCGGACCGCGAGATCAAGGCCTTCCTCTATCCGAACATGTACCGCCATGCCCGGATCGCGCCGATCCGCCGCGATGCGGCGCAGGTGGTGCGCGACCTGTTCGCGCGCTTCAGCGCCGATCCCGAACGGATGCCGGCCGACTGGGCGGAGGGCTGCGCCAGCCTCGATGCCCACCGCCGGGCGCGGCGGATCGCCGACTATATCGCCGGCATGACCGACTGGTACGCGCTCGACGAGCATCGCCGCCTGTTTGACGCGACCCCCTCGCTGCGATAG
- the argS gene encoding arginine--tRNA ligase — MNLFETYSVRVAAALSQLASRGALPAGLGFGRVVVEPTRDPAHGDLATNAAMVLAKEAGTNPRALAALLVEELAKDAEIVKAEIAGPGFINLTLEPAIFTAILKDAVERGLDYGRGAHKPEPKINVEYVSANPTGPMHVGHGRGAVFGDSLANILAFAGHAVTREYYINDAGAQVDVLARSAFLRYREALGETITIPEGLYPGDYLVSVGQTLAEAHGDALLGKPEAEWLPLVRGVAIDGMMAMIRDDLAALGVVHETFFSERSLQALDGNRDAVAQTIDDLRARDLVYEGRLPPPKGQKDEDWEDREQTLFRATQFGDDVDRPLLKSDGSYTYFANDIAYHRSKFTRGFSQMIDVWGADHGGYVKRMQAAVKAVTHEKGALDVKLCQLVRLLRNGEPVKMSKRSGDFVTLREVIDEVGRDAVRFMMIFRKNDATLDFDLAKVVEQSKDNPVFYVQYAHARCASIFRQAREAFPDLDLAPAALARADLARLTDEAEIGIVKLIAAYPRIIEGAAAAHEPHRVAFFVHELASAFHSLWNKGKDSPQLRFVNQTDRESTLARLAFVHAVRSVLASGLAVAGVAAPEEMR; from the coding sequence ATGAACCTGTTCGAGACCTATTCCGTCCGCGTCGCCGCCGCGCTCTCGCAGCTCGCCTCGCGTGGAGCGCTGCCCGCCGGCCTCGGTTTCGGGCGCGTCGTCGTCGAGCCGACGCGCGACCCGGCCCATGGCGATCTCGCCACCAATGCCGCGATGGTGCTCGCCAAGGAGGCCGGCACCAATCCGCGCGCGCTGGCGGCGCTGCTGGTCGAGGAGCTCGCGAAGGATGCCGAGATCGTCAAGGCGGAGATCGCGGGGCCGGGCTTCATCAACCTGACCCTGGAGCCGGCCATCTTCACCGCGATCCTGAAGGATGCCGTCGAGCGCGGTCTCGATTACGGGCGTGGAGCTCACAAGCCCGAGCCGAAGATCAATGTCGAGTATGTCTCGGCCAACCCGACCGGGCCGATGCATGTCGGCCATGGCCGCGGGGCGGTGTTCGGCGATTCGCTCGCCAATATCCTCGCCTTCGCCGGCCATGCCGTGACGCGCGAATATTATATCAACGATGCCGGCGCGCAGGTCGACGTGCTCGCCCGCTCCGCCTTCCTGCGCTACCGCGAGGCGCTGGGCGAGACCATCACCATCCCCGAAGGGCTCTACCCCGGCGATTACCTGGTCTCCGTCGGCCAGACGCTGGCAGAGGCGCATGGCGACGCTCTGCTCGGCAAGCCGGAAGCTGAATGGCTGCCGCTGGTGCGCGGGGTCGCGATCGACGGCATGATGGCGATGATCCGCGACGATCTCGCCGCGCTCGGCGTCGTCCACGAGACCTTCTTCTCGGAGCGTTCGCTGCAGGCGCTCGACGGCAATCGCGATGCGGTGGCGCAGACGATCGACGATCTGCGCGCCCGCGATCTGGTCTATGAGGGCCGCCTGCCGCCGCCCAAGGGCCAGAAGGACGAGGACTGGGAAGACCGCGAGCAGACCCTTTTCCGCGCGACGCAGTTCGGCGACGATGTCGACCGGCCGTTGCTGAAGTCGGATGGCAGCTACACCTATTTCGCCAACGACATCGCCTATCACCGCTCGAAATTTACGCGCGGCTTCAGCCAGATGATCGACGTCTGGGGCGCCGACCATGGCGGCTATGTCAAGCGCATGCAGGCCGCGGTGAAGGCGGTGACGCATGAGAAGGGCGCGCTCGACGTCAAGCTCTGCCAGCTCGTCCGGCTGCTGCGCAATGGCGAGCCGGTGAAGATGTCGAAGCGCTCGGGCGATTTCGTCACGTTGCGCGAGGTCATCGACGAGGTCGGCCGCGATGCCGTGCGCTTCATGATGATCTTCCGAAAGAACGATGCGACGCTCGACTTCGACCTCGCCAAGGTGGTGGAACAGTCGAAGGACAATCCGGTCTTCTACGTCCAGTACGCCCATGCCCGCTGTGCTTCGATCTTCCGGCAGGCGCGCGAAGCCTTCCCGGATCTCGATCTGGCGCCGGCTGCCCTTGCCCGAGCCGACCTTGCGCGGCTGACCGACGAGGCGGAGATCGGTATCGTCAAGTTGATCGCGGCCTATCCGCGAATCATCGAAGGCGCCGCCGCCGCCCACGAGCCACATCGCGTGGCCTTTTTCGTGCATGAGCTGGCGAGCGCTTTCCATTCCTTATGGAACAAGGGCAAAGACTCGCCGCAATTACGGTTCGTTAATCAAACTGATCGAGAGTCGACCTTGGCGAGGTTGGCGTTTGTGCATGCTGTGCGCAGCGTCCTTGCTTCCGGTCTGGCTGTCGCCGGAGTTGCGGCGCCGGAAGAGATGCGCTGA
- a CDS encoding SPOR domain-containing protein, translating into MSEPARNRFALDLEDLERQLRSAGQAPKVGQPVDPLAELTRIVDQGDPLKDIFGQRAQVNVPQRVPASWQARAEAAPQQEPSFNPVQELHAAAEQPPPAELRGALDEFEALLRRTDSARPAPVPAAVAPEDESFERPDPQSYQRPAAVQEQAQAPRDLDEEREPYPYYDEQAQYDAQHPDAALPAYEEMPDLEPRRSRKGLYVAAALVVVGVVGVGAAMSLRGTATRSDGQPPTIAADTGPTKVQPVNPGGAEIPNQNKQIYERAGETPAAPTKVVSREEQPVDVQQAARSLPARVVLPGPGSGVATTPAANPLSQAPASIARDPVPSEPALTPVPPVPGLGEPRRVRTVSIRPDGTPAPPANSTASYTNGTLPLATGSAPPARPGAIAPTESTATTATAQPRPRPATPPAPEVAKVQERATTPAPATTPTAPLRIANAAPAAQTPAAPAPATAAIRSGSGDFVVQLGAPGSESEARATFAALQRKYPGQLGGQAPIVRKTELAGGKTVFRLRVGPYSRDDATTMCTQLQAAGGQCFIAKN; encoded by the coding sequence ATGAGTGAGCCAGCTAGAAACCGTTTCGCCCTCGATCTCGAAGATCTCGAGCGCCAGCTTCGCAGTGCCGGGCAGGCGCCGAAGGTCGGGCAGCCCGTCGATCCTCTGGCCGAGCTGACGCGCATCGTCGACCAGGGCGACCCGCTGAAGGACATCTTCGGCCAGCGCGCCCAGGTGAATGTGCCGCAGCGCGTGCCGGCCTCCTGGCAGGCGCGTGCCGAGGCCGCGCCGCAGCAGGAGCCGTCGTTCAACCCCGTCCAGGAGTTGCATGCGGCGGCCGAGCAGCCCCCGCCGGCCGAACTGCGCGGCGCGCTGGACGAGTTCGAGGCGCTGCTGCGCCGCACCGACTCGGCGCGCCCTGCGCCGGTTCCGGCTGCGGTCGCGCCCGAGGACGAGAGCTTCGAGCGCCCCGACCCGCAGAGCTACCAGCGTCCGGCCGCCGTGCAGGAGCAGGCCCAGGCGCCGCGCGATCTCGACGAGGAGCGCGAGCCCTATCCCTATTACGATGAGCAGGCGCAGTACGACGCGCAGCACCCCGATGCGGCGTTGCCGGCCTATGAAGAGATGCCGGACCTCGAGCCGCGGCGCTCGCGCAAGGGGCTCTATGTCGCTGCGGCTTTGGTCGTCGTTGGCGTTGTCGGCGTCGGTGCCGCGATGTCGCTGCGCGGCACGGCGACGCGTTCGGACGGGCAGCCCCCGACCATCGCCGCCGATACCGGACCGACCAAGGTCCAGCCGGTCAATCCGGGCGGCGCCGAGATTCCGAACCAGAACAAGCAGATCTACGAGCGCGCGGGCGAGACGCCGGCCGCACCGACCAAGGTCGTCAGTCGCGAGGAGCAGCCGGTCGACGTGCAGCAGGCGGCGCGTTCGCTGCCGGCCCGCGTCGTGCTGCCGGGGCCGGGTTCCGGCGTGGCGACGACGCCCGCCGCCAATCCGCTTTCGCAGGCGCCGGCCTCGATCGCGCGCGACCCCGTGCCGTCCGAGCCTGCGCTGACGCCGGTGCCGCCGGTGCCGGGCCTGGGCGAGCCGCGCCGGGTGCGCACAGTCTCGATCCGCCCGGATGGCACGCCCGCGCCGCCGGCCAACAGCACTGCCAGCTATACGAACGGAACCCTGCCGCTCGCCACGGGCTCGGCCCCGCCGGCCCGACCGGGTGCGATCGCGCCCACCGAATCAACCGCGACGACGGCCACGGCGCAGCCCCGGCCACGTCCGGCCACGCCGCCGGCCCCGGAGGTCGCCAAGGTGCAGGAGCGCGCCACGACCCCGGCTCCCGCGACGACGCCGACAGCACCGCTGCGGATCGCCAACGCTGCGCCCGCCGCGCAGACGCCCGCCGCTCCGGCGCCTGCCACGGCGGCCATCCGCAGCGGCAGCGGCGATTTCGTGGTGCAGCTCGGCGCTCCCGGCAGCGAATCGGAAGCGCGTGCGACCTTCGCCGCGCTTCAGCGCAAATATCCGGGCCAGCTCGGCGGCCAGGCGCCGATCGTCCGCAAGACCGAACTGGCCGGTGGCAAGACGGTCTTCCGGCTTCGCGTCGGCCCCTATTCGCGCGATGACGCGACCACCATGTGCACGCAGCTTCAGGCTGCCGGCGGGCAGTGCTTCATCGCCAAGAACTGA
- the dctP gene encoding TRAP transporter substrate-binding protein DctP, whose amino-acid sequence MDRRKFVKTAATGAAGSALIAAPAIAQTQPKIHWRLTSSYPKSLDTLFGLSTQVAKRVAEATDGNFQIQVFAPGEIVPGLQALDAVQNGTVECSHTLSSFYIGKDPAFAFETSLPFGFNTRQQNAWLYAGGGLELCRAFMQKHNLYTIPSGNTGAQMGGWFRKEIKSLEDLKGLKMRIAGMGGQIMAKLGVVPQQIAGGDIYPALERGTLDAVEFSGPLDDEKLGFQKVAKYYYYPGFWEGNANVSFLVNLEKWNALPASYKAIVEAACAEANALCVAKYDHGNPDALVRLAGTGAELRPFPQEVMLAAFKEAFAMYAELAASNANFKTFYESFLPYWKKENLWFRVAELPFDAFNAQMAQQMR is encoded by the coding sequence ATGGACCGTCGTAAATTCGTCAAGACAGCCGCAACGGGCGCTGCCGGCAGCGCCCTCATCGCAGCCCCCGCCATCGCCCAGACGCAGCCCAAGATCCACTGGCGCCTGACCTCGAGCTACCCGAAGAGCCTGGACACGCTGTTCGGCCTTTCGACCCAGGTCGCCAAGCGTGTCGCCGAGGCGACCGACGGCAATTTCCAGATCCAGGTCTTCGCGCCAGGCGAGATCGTGCCCGGCCTGCAGGCGCTCGACGCCGTGCAGAACGGCACCGTCGAGTGCAGTCATACCCTGTCGAGCTTCTATATCGGCAAGGACCCGGCCTTCGCCTTCGAGACGTCCTTGCCGTTCGGCTTCAACACCCGCCAGCAGAACGCCTGGCTCTATGCCGGCGGTGGGCTCGAACTCTGCCGCGCCTTCATGCAGAAGCACAACCTCTACACCATCCCGTCGGGCAACACCGGCGCCCAGATGGGCGGCTGGTTCCGCAAGGAGATCAAGTCGCTGGAGGATCTGAAGGGCCTGAAGATGCGCATCGCCGGCATGGGCGGGCAGATCATGGCCAAGCTCGGCGTCGTGCCGCAGCAGATCGCCGGCGGCGACATCTACCCGGCGCTGGAGCGCGGCACGCTCGATGCGGTCGAGTTTTCCGGCCCGCTCGATGACGAGAAGCTCGGCTTCCAGAAGGTCGCAAAGTACTACTATTATCCCGGATTCTGGGAGGGTAACGCGAATGTCAGCTTCCTGGTGAACCTCGAGAAGTGGAACGCGCTGCCGGCCTCCTACAAGGCGATCGTCGAGGCCGCCTGCGCCGAGGCCAACGCGCTCTGCGTCGCGAAGTACGACCATGGCAACCCGGATGCGCTGGTGCGCCTCGCCGGCACCGGCGCGGAGCTGCGGCCGTTCCCGCAGGAGGTGATGCTGGCGGCGTTCAAGGAGGCTTTCGCGATGTATGCGGAACTCGCCGCGTCGAACGCCAACTTCAAGACCTTCTACGAATCCTTCCTGCCGTACTGGAAGAAGGAAAACCTCTGGTTCCGTGTGGCCGAGCTGCCCTTCGACGCCTTTAACGCCCAGATGGCCCAGCAGATGCGCTGA